The DNA sequence tttgcaATGTATAGCTTTCTGCCTTTTAAGATAGCTTCAAGAGATATTTCTGTTTTTGTCTCGTAactagtcaagagacattttctttttgtctcgtaaccagttaagaaatatttttcaattttgtctcctatgcaacagaatcagaaatggagtagaagagaaagagagaatcacacccagaagtatcctggttcagctgctaagggCAATGcagcctacgtccagtctccatcacaacagtgacggaatttcactataatcaacagaTTACTACACcaattcttccctaggaactacccattcctatccgggacaagtccagaatctatccccaaaactgaacttgacttggtcacctaccaagctttcaaccgaaaagtgctaacccaacttgcaagggaattcacacaggatcatgaaacacaacacagatgtacaaaggaactcttaaACATCTAtagatttttctttaatttttctctctttgcctttttctctcactggctttttcttacaaacctcactctgtttgcctttttcaccatgagactcagacagacaaaactaaagaaaagaatacaaaataaaactcattgaaggagaagaactctgtTAGCttagggtagctatgagaactctgtgctttctctccttgcctcaacccttggccgttcacccttattatagaaggggaagcttccaaggttgaaaccggttTAACCAAGCCACCAACATCTTCTCCAACACATAGCCGATTcagacagagagaagagagaggaaaaaccaaaagcaaatcaacatgcatgtacctctctctcatcctttctcatcaagcttcatcaatctgagcctttCATCTTGACTTTGTCCCCAAGAATGAATTCAGACCCTTGATGAATCtttgatccttgacagctcctTCCTTTCCATATTTGCTTCTTTCTCCACGTAGCTCCAGTAGCTACCTTATGTCTTGGATGAACAAAAATAGAAACGAGCTTTACCACTGAGATCTTTTTCTCTAACCGACGCCGATTGCTTCTATTCTTGGTGTGGAAATCTTGAAGCTTCTTCTTTACATCTTGCCTTTAGTGGCAAAAATCTTAGCCACGCCAAGTTTCGGATCTTCCTTTTGCTAAAGCCATTATCCTagccttttttcttcttcttagctTCTCTGTAATTTTTCTGAtaacttcttctttcttccttcctgtATGACATGACCGTATGcaaagagagaaaggagagagaagagagaaaaagctttggatgcaatgaatgaaattaaaacaaattaaatcccACTTCCATTTTTCTATGCATATAGTAATGTGTGTAGCATTGATTGCCatcaaatcaatttaaattttctttcagttaccaaggcaagaaattaaaccaatttaattttgaattccaTTCCACAAGGGGAGTAGGTAACCAAATGAAGCATGCTCCaattcctttatttcttcttcaatttcataCCAACAAATTTGTTGGATCAAAAGAAATTTGTTTTGGGCTTCATATTAGTTTTCTGGCCCAATAAGCATTTGCTTATGCAAAAAATAATTCAGCCACTTTGCTTGAAATTATTTTTGCACCAAGGTTAAATATTTTCTCATCAAATTAGGCTTATGTGACTTTTGGCCCACAAAAATATGCACactcaacaaaattattaaacaaccaattgaaataaaaaaacaaattaataactttataattaataatttttaataatgtttgatcatcatcatatTTCATGTTTTTCTAAACTCAACAATTTCAAGTTTTCTGAGTTTTGTTAGTTTTGAAATTGCAATTTAACTTATTATATTTGTACTATAAATTCtatgtttttctttatttgttttaccTCAATGGGTTTCTATAGAATTACTTCTAAGACTAGGAACTATTTCCCAACCTAATTACAAGGCTTTGAAAGTCCTTTTTATTGCCCATTTCCTTTATAGCGAATAACACCCTTCCTCCTCTATTCTTGTTATCTTCACTTTGcgattccttgtaaatttttctcctaaaaaatttaataattatcaattAGATTTTGTGATATGCCAAAGGATTGGATGGATCTACCGAGGTATAGCGAAGAGTATATCAATGGTGTTATTAGTTTTTTATACTTTGCATACTCCGAGGGAGAACCGGACGGACGATAAATTCAATGTCCTTGTAAGAGGTGTtgtaaggctacacttatatacagtagctatagtatacaaaaaaaaaaaaggagacctaaggctacacttatatacagtagctatagtatacaaaaaaaatgagggacctaaggctacacttataaaatatagccatggtatacaatgtggctacgctttataggtgatgcagtagcgttgaaaagcgtagcctattctggtaaaAATGGAAGCTAAAAAGCATAGCATTTGGTCTtgaacagcatcacttgaaaaacgTACCCTATTCCCAAACaccaaaagcgtagcctttgagaataggtaACGGCCGAATAGGCatcccccaaaaagcgtagccgtagcttAAGGCATTATTTTTttactacacttttcaagtgtacctgaataggtgtttttcttgtagtgcatttGATTCATGGGTGATGCTAGGAAgccaaaaaataattacaatataaaaatGTCACATAAAAATTCTCATTCTCTTGATAAGCAAGTGACATGCACTTCCTTATCACTTATCCTCCTTATCACCTACTATTTTGCTGCATGTTTGGAGTCATTAATGttctttccaaaatcaatttcagtttctcccaaatcaaatccctaacatctctcaatcacattattatccattaaaatGTAATAATTTTctgcaaaaattataaaaattaaattaaaaatttttaacaacttcaactatacaacttatattttacacatagactattaaaaaataaaacataaaatataaacaaaaattaaaaaataaatttttaaaaataattattaactcattatattaaaatcaataaataagcatacatatgaatattaaataaaaatattaaaataattaaaattatgaccTATTAGTAcacatatgagataatttgaaaaatacaataaaacgtatagtttaaaattcgataatattaattataaaaatttattaattatagacatcatataggtatgaaattatgaatattatgagtacaaattatggatgttattaacaTGAAATaatggatgttatgtgtatgaatctatggatgttatgagtaaatttatcaatttttaatttaagaatttgatattttttttaaattcaattatgataaaatttaaaaacatatgtGTTAACTTTATAGTTACTTATGcaataactaattaaaaaatgatatgtatatggatgtaatatctaataaacataaatttaatttttagatgttagttgtatgtaattatggatgttatgtatatgaaCGTATGAATTTAGttagtacaatataattataaatgcacataaaagtacaaaaaaaaattaagtcaGTTTATTATCATACCTCATCAAAGCTAGTATGTTTTTCATATTCTCGAAAATTGGTTGACTGACAACCTCGTCGGGTGAGTCCGTCTGTTGTTCAAATTCTTCATTAGATAGGTACCGTATTAAGGTCGAATTCAAATGCCATACTATTTGCAATGATAAACGCGATTTCTTGTAAAATTTCTTGACTTATACACTATTGTGCTTACAATGGTATTAGAGTCATgatttttgaatgatcataattGAATTAATGGAAGgtatatattacaaaaaaattaagtgCAATTAAAATACCTTAACGGAAATAAagaattaataattttttcgTATCTCTATTGATTGGTATTAAATGCCTTAAGAGAAACAAAGAATCAAGTGCAATTaactcaattaatatatattatcattaccgtctattattattattattaatatttaatgtattattaaatgagcaatgctagggaaccaaaagggtattagccaaaaatcagccaaaatatttttggtgaatCCAAAATTTCTACgaattaatatatatggatgtttcttctgctaagtatcagaatgtttctttttcatactaaatgaatgttcttttatatattttttgaatttttttgtattgcaaatgtgaatgcctctatttctttaaaaatttcatttttttaaaattttatagatatttaattatttttgctaaaatataattagatatttcttttgttaaatattaggatgttttttttcatattagatgaatatttttttatatttttgtttaaatgCTTGTAACATCCACGAGAAATTTTGTTTATAACCTGGTTGGTGACATTTAAGTCTAAGATTACAAAGGAAGAGAAGTTTGTTGTCCCTAGCAAATCATCTACATAGGATGATGATGGTATTTATGTGGTAACAGAAATCAATTAGTGAGAAGGTGGATCTGGATTGAACTTGACAAATTCCCTCCATATGAGCTCCTTGACATCCTCTTCAGTGCATGTTGGATATGAGCTCCTTGACATCCTCTTCAGTGCATGTTGGATGCTCAAAGTCAAAACTAAATGGCCTCGGACAAACCGGCTCATCATTGATGGCCTCCGTCGCCTCCTTAGATAGCACAATCGGCCTCAGGCTTATGCCGGAGCTACTCGGTCTCGACGCGCCTGTTTCTGTCGCTGTTGACGCCGGCTCCGAGGGGGAAGTCACGTGCGCTGACGCGCGGAAACTCCGAGACTCAAACTCGAGTCCAAACATAAGGTTCACAAGCTCCCGATCTGGTAAAGACAGTTCCGACTAGAAGTGGAAGCGATTGGAGGAGTGGGTTGCGGTTGGGAGGCGGAGAGGGCCTGCCGGTGAGAGAGAGATTGATTGTTAGAGGTGGGTAGATTAATGTGAGAGATAAAaggaaggtttttataggttttaattaggtttagttaatcaatttttaatttttaaattttgaatttaaaaaatttaaaattaattattaatataaattaatgtggttttgtttagtttttggctgGTAACCTTTTGGTTCtatatacttttccttattaaatataaaaattaaattataaaaaaatattaaatattaattataagaaTATCTAATAGTAAGagatatgatattataattaatatgatTAATAAGTGAAGTTGATAAGaatatgataaataaaataataagagaataaaataaaaaataaaactgttattaagtaatgtaaatgaagtaaattatgaaaaattttaGTTAATTATGGCTTACCAAACTTTTTCTTTGATTCATAAACATCATATATATCCAAAACAGTAAATTTTATTGGTTCTTAATAAATGTCCATATCTAATATAAGTGGGGCTTGACTTAACTAGAGTAGAGTAGTGTGATCATTATTGTATTCACATGGAATTATTCCGCACGCCAAGCAATCTCATCAATAAGTGACCCATCACTACGGTGATATATCAAGTCACGTATCTTTAATTACCATAAATATTTTAGGAACAAAATACTTTTGATTTGtttcattaatttatttataacacCTTAAgtcacaactaaaaaaaaaaaattatgtaaattcTAAAGTttgaagatttataaagaaataaaataaaaattaaccgttatcgaatttataattattataatatataaattttattatcttaatttaagaatttagacactcgtttttttattttttatttttttttactttaaatgagcctaattgattgtaagtatattttgaatttattataaattttaggaTAATTCACATTAATAAATTAACATTCGTCCAATAATTTTACGTGAATCacctaaaataaaaaacatcatGTGTATCACCCTAAttacatttctatataaatcgaatgagTCAGATTAGATTTAGCTTTCCatataattaaattgaaaaagtCTGGTTCGATTTATACATCTTTACATGCTATCCTAGTAAATCTAATCAATATGTTTCaatttatgcatgcatgcatgctatCCTAGTAAATCTAATCACACTGTTTCGATTTAACCATGCACGTGAGCCCATAGTAATTCGAAACAATCTATTTCAAATTACACCCTGATATTGTCCTTATATATTCTAATGGGACTGATTAGATTTACTGTGAGGCTAACCTATATAAATATGATATGAACGTTAATTATGTATGAGAGTAAAATACAATGGCTAGTGAGGATAGTTTTCTAGTATTAGTGTACTATAGAGGGTCGATTAAGAAAAAAACacgttttgaaattaaatttactGATAAGGATCCCCATAGTGTTTTTTTGAAACCTTCAACGAGTTTCACTGAGTTCCTGAATTCTATAATCCAAAAACTGGGGTTGCAAGACGTGAAACGGGTTGAGAAATTATTCTATAGAATTTCGATTTCAGTTTTGCGGGATGACGTGAAGTACGATTCGTTCTTCATAGGGAGTAACGAAGATTTGGAAGTATTCCATTGTCATTGGCAGTTTCCCGAGGTCAGGACCCTTGAGCTGTTGGCCAAACTTATAGGTGTGGTCTCCAGCTCAAGCGGTTCGAACCGGGCTCCCCAAGCTCCAGCAACGGCAGCCTGTTCTAGTTCGAGGCTTGGTGGTGCCTCGTCATCCGTGCCTGTGATTACGCCTAAGGTAATGTTGGTTGCCTCCCCGTCCTTCGCAGCTGATCTAAACCGCAGTGGTGACGGAGAAGTAGGTATTACTGATACGGCACTGGTTTCATTACAGGGTAGAGCACCAGATGGTATAGACGATGTACTAcgggatgatgatgaggatgacaaTGTGGAGCCGAACATAATTGCCGATGATAGTGATGATGACATAGCAGGAAGTAATCCAATTGATGGTGGTGCAATGTTTAGTTTAGGGACTTAGCAGTACCTCCTGCACTTTTCAAATTTAGACTTGAATGCCATGAGATAGCAGGGGATTCTTGGTGAACCTATTGGATTTGGTGCCAGAGACACACAAGATGCTGGAGGACTAGTGAAGTTTCAGGTTGTCAGCAGTTTTAGGATAAAGAGGAAGTCGTGTTAAGCGTAAAGACTTATAACATCCGACGCAGTGTTCAGTATAAAGTGGTGGAGTTTGATTATCGCAAGTACTGCGAAAAGTGTAAGAAATTTGGCaacgggtgcacatggttgattcggatCAGTCTCCGCCAGCGTAAAGGTATTTTGGAGGTAAAACAGTACAATGAACCTTATACTTGTCTAGCCACGTTGATATCGAGTGATCATAGGAGTCTTGATTATTATGTGATATCGGCATTCATACTGCCAATGGTTAGAGCTAATGCTGCCGTGTGTATCAAGGTACTTCTAAATGCGACAGAGGCACTGCACATTTCGGTTTTATACCGACTTACATGAGGGTTTGGTTGGCTAAGCAGAAGGCCATGGCACAGATTTACGAAAattgggatgagtcatacaatGAGTTGTCGTGATGGGTACTAGGTATCCAGATGACGATGCCGGGTAGTGTTGCAGTGCTGAGGACGATCCTTGTGCGAGTGGGTGAGCAAGTGGATCAGTCGCATTCCTATTTCCACTGGATTTTTTGGATATTTCTACCATGTATTGAGGCCTTACGACATTGCAAGCCATTGGTCAATATTGACGGGACCCACTTGTACATCAAATACGGGGGGACATTGCTCGTTGCGATTGGTTAGGACGAGAATTCCAACATCCTACTGGTTGCATTTGCACTTGGGAAGGGTGAGAATTCTGAGTCGTGGTCATTTTTTCTATCCCACATCTGCCAGCACATCACTCCGCAACTGGGTCTTCTAATGATACCGGATCGGCACAACGGTATCAAAGCCGCACTAGAAGCTCCCGACGGAGGTTGGGTAGCACCTGCTGCCTACCGTGCATTCTGTATTCAACATGTGGCCGCCAATTTTGTCCTAATCTTTAAGGGCAAGGATGCACGAAGGCTTTTGGTAAATGCGGCTTATGCCAAGATTGAGGTTGAATTTGACTACTGGTTTAATATTCTCCATTCCGAAGATCCTGCCATGAGTGATTGGGCTAAAAGGATTGACTATGTAATGTGCATAGAAGTAGTTTTAAAACGTCATCATTAGATATACAGTGTTGCCAAGCTGACATTAGATATTAACTATTTAGATTTGACAAAATAGTGACATCCCCAGTCTGTAGGAGATCTATCCTAAGCCTCCAATGAGCAACTCAAGGTCTCTTCTCGCTCGCAGTTAGGTTGTGACCTGACCACCTGCACCCCAAACACACGTTATCACTAAATGAAAATAACTccaaataataaaagataaagatagcaCATAAATAGAACATCACCTCAAGGCCAAAGGCCGGCCAAAAGTATCATATTCAGCGGGCCTGAAACCAGAAAACTGCTAGAAGATCCATGACTGAAGCAGCTGCAATGGACCAGCTAACTTCACAACGTTTCTGTTTGCCACGCGGCATATGCACCGTTATAACTATGACAGAGCAGTTAATCCCCAACTGTACCCATCTATGTCCTCAAACTTGGCTACGTATGGCAGCCATTGAATGTGCAGGAGAGTACCGGACTTGTCGCTAAATAGCAGAGTCCCCAAAAGCATCACGATATAGGCCCGGGCATATCTCCTAATAGTGGCATCGTCAGCGCCATCAGGAATCTCTCCGAATGTGTCCTGCATCCAACTGCATCTCATTGTAAACTTGTCGTTGCAGTTTGCATGAGGCGAAACACCCAGCTGCTCCTGGAACCACATCCAAACTGGGCGACCACACTCGATGTATCGCTCAAACTCCATCAGGCATGACGTACTGTCTAACGATCGGCAACCCTAactggtacgccacgtcctgcaGTGTAATCGTGTACTCTCCGAACGACATATGAAACGTGTGCATTTCCGGATGCCATCTTTCTACGAATGCATTCACCAACGGCTCATCCAACCTAAACCAAGTCTCGTTCAGCCTCGTAAGATGGTATAAACTGGTCATCTGTAAGTACGAAACGATCCTCTCATCCATGTACATACCTTATTATCGTCTCATGCTACCGATACATCGGTGGGACTACATAAACAACATAACAAATTGTCTCTTACGACCACATCAAAACATATTTACATAACAATATCAACTAATGCATATCTTAATCTAAATAATGCCATAAATACAACCAAATAATG is a window from the Arachis hypogaea cultivar Tifrunner chromosome 17, arahy.Tifrunner.gnm2.J5K5, whole genome shotgun sequence genome containing:
- the LOC114925696 gene encoding protein MAIN-LIKE 2-like encodes the protein MDERIVSYLQMTSLYHLTRLNETWFRLDEPLVNAFVERWHPEMHTFHMSFGEYTITLQDVAYQLGLPIVRQYVMPDGEQLGVSPHANCNDKFTMRCSWMQDTFGEIPDGADDATIRRYARAYIVMLLGTLLFSDKSVITVHMPRGKQKRCEVSWSIAAASVMDLLAVFWFQAR